From a single Fusobacterium ulcerans ATCC 49185 genomic region:
- a CDS encoding prohibitin family protein yields MKKQIVFGIAGFIIILVFFMVFTSFYTVKTGEVAIISSWGKITRIDKEGLNFKIPIVQTKEMLTTRDKIYSFDNMSVSTKDMQSIVLDLTVQSAVSDPENLYRSFRGLHETSFIIPRTKEVVQASISKYTIEEFVSKRQELSKIIYEDLKDDFNAYGLSVSNVSITNHDFSVEYERAIEAKKVAEQEVERTRFEQEKFRVEAENQVLLAEYKLKEKELQAKANQVEAESLSPMLLRKLTIEKWDGKLPQVSGGDNSPIIKLND; encoded by the coding sequence ATGAAGAAACAGATTGTATTTGGAATTGCTGGATTTATAATAATATTGGTATTTTTTATGGTATTTACATCATTTTATACAGTAAAAACTGGAGAAGTAGCAATTATTTCAAGTTGGGGGAAAATTACAAGAATTGATAAAGAGGGATTGAATTTTAAAATACCAATAGTTCAAACAAAGGAAATGTTAACAACAAGGGATAAAATATATAGTTTTGATAATATGTCAGTAAGTACAAAGGATATGCAGTCAATAGTTTTAGACCTTACAGTGCAAAGTGCAGTTTCTGATCCTGAAAACCTTTACAGATCATTTAGAGGACTGCATGAAACAAGTTTTATTATTCCAAGAACAAAAGAGGTAGTTCAAGCTTCAATAAGCAAATACACAATTGAAGAATTTGTTTCAAAAAGACAGGAATTGAGCAAAATAATATATGAAGATCTGAAAGATGATTTTAATGCTTATGGATTATCAGTATCAAATGTTTCTATAACAAATCATGATTTCTCTGTGGAATATGAAAGAGCTATTGAGGCTAAAAAGGTTGCTGAACAAGAAGTAGAAAGAACAAGATTTGAACAAGAAAAATTTAGAGTAGAAGCAGAAAATCAAGTTTTATTAGCTGAATACAAGTTAAAGGAAAAAGAGCTTCAAGCAAAGGCTAATCAGGTAGAGGCAGAATCATTATCACCAATGCTGTTAAGAAAATTAACTATTGAAAAATGGGATGGAAAACTTCCACAAGTTAGTGGAGGAGATAATTCTCCAATAATAAAGTTAAATGACTAA
- a CDS encoding sigma-70 family RNA polymerase sigma factor yields MISSHLIKRAKAGSEEAIQEIFKVFHGIMFLKTKKYFFYGGDKEDVLQEAMIGLLKAINGYESGKQASFKTFAILCIKRQLITAIKSSNSGKHKMLNMAVNNNENSFDYNAVPAYSNKSFNFYNPEEIYLSKEKFKFLKKYLKTHLSKMENEIFDYMLVEMSYTEIASQTGREPKSVDNAIQRIKKKLKNFTDEYEAVQ; encoded by the coding sequence ATTTAATTAAGAGGGCAAAAGCAGGAAGCGAAGAAGCTATCCAGGAAATTTTTAAAGTATTTCATGGTATTATGTTTCTGAAAACTAAAAAATATTTCTTTTATGGTGGAGATAAGGAAGATGTGCTTCAAGAAGCTATGATAGGGCTTTTAAAAGCTATAAATGGTTATGAGTCAGGTAAACAGGCATCTTTTAAAACTTTTGCAATTTTATGTATTAAAAGACAGTTGATTACTGCAATAAAAAGTTCCAATAGTGGTAAGCATAAAATGTTGAATATGGCTGTAAATAACAATGAAAATTCTTTTGATTATAATGCTGTTCCAGCATATTCTAATAAATCATTTAATTTTTATAATCCTGAAGAAATATATTTAAGTAAGGAAAAATTTAAATTTCTGAAAAAATACTTAAAAACACATTTGAGTAAAATGGAAAATGAAATCTTTGATTATATGCTTGTTGAAATGTCATATACAGAAATTGCTTCTCAAACTGGAAGAGAACCAAAATCAGTAGATAATGCTATACAAAGAATTAAGAAAAAACTTAAAAACTTCACTGATGAATATGAAGCTGTTCAATAG